One genomic window of Muntiacus reevesi chromosome 4, mMunRee1.1, whole genome shotgun sequence includes the following:
- the DNAJC22 gene encoding dnaJ homolog subfamily C member 22: MAKRLLMTYALWAVGGPAGLHHLYLGRDSHALLWMLTLGGGGLGWLWEFWKLPSFVAQANRAQEQRQSSGRGIPPLSLIRFVAQMIVGIYFGLVALISLSFMASFYIVGLPLAVGLGVLLVAAIGNQTSDLKNTLGAAFLTSPVFYGRPIAILPISLAASITAQKHRRYKPSAGSETLSVRLYRLGLAYLAFTGPLVYSVLCNTAVALSYVADTLGSVLRWFSFFPLLGRLLESIFLLPFRAWKLLVGDHGISSSYFQEWAKLYEFVHGFQDEKRQLALQAFGLSEGATNEEIHGRYRELVKTWHPDHNRHQMEEAQRHFLEIQAAYEVLRQPRKPRASWNWE; this comes from the exons ATGGCCAAGAGGCTCCTGATGACTTACGCCCTCTGGGCTGTAGGGGGCCCTGCTGGTCTCCACCACCTGTACCTGGGACGGGACAGCCATGCACTGCTCTGGATGCTTACCCTGGGGGGTGGTGGTCTAGGCTGGCTCTGGGAATTCTGGAAGCTCCCAAGCTTTGTTGCTCAGGCCAACAGAGCCCAGGAGCAGAGGCAGAGCTCAGGAAGGGGGATACCTCCTCTAAGTCTCATTCGCTTTGTTGCCCAGATGATAGTGGGCATCTATTTTGGCCTTGTGGCTCTCATTAGCCTTTCCTTCATGGCCAGCTTCTATATTGTGGGCCTCCCTCTGGCAGTTGGCTTAGGGGTCTTGCTGGTGGCTGCCATTGGCAACCAGACATCAGACTTAAAGAACACTCTAGGGGCCGCCTTTCTTACTTCACCTGTCTTCTATGGCCGCCCCATAGCCATCCTGCCCATCAGCTTGGCTGCCAGCATCACAGCCCAGAAGCATCGCCGCTACAAACCTTCAGCTGGGTCAGAGACGCTCAGCGTGCGGCTCTACCGCCTGGGCTTGGCTTACCTTGCTTTCACAGGCCCGTTAGTATACAGTGTCCTCTGCAACACAGCTGTTGCCCTCAGCTATGTGGCAGATACTCTTGGCTCCGTCTTGAGGTGGTTCAGCTTCTTCCCCCTCCTTGGGCGCCTTTTGGAGTCTATCTTCCTTCTACCTTTCCGAGCCTGGAAGCTGCTGGTAGGAGATCATGGCATCAGCAGCAGCTACTTCCAAGAGTGGGCGAAGCTTTATGAGTTTGTTCACGGTTTTCAGGATGAGAAGCGTCAGCTGGCTCTCCAG GCTTTTGGTCTCTCAGAGGGGGcaacaaatgaagaaatacatGGCAGATACCGGGAGCTAGTGAAGACCTGGCACCCTGACCACAATCGGCACCAGATGGAGGAAGCTCAGAGGCACTTTCTGGAGATCCAGGCTGCGTATGAAGTCCTGAGGCAGCCTAGGAAGCCCAGGGCATCCTGGAATTGGGAATAA